In Aedes albopictus strain Foshan chromosome 3, AalbF5, whole genome shotgun sequence, the genomic window gatgtatgcaacgcgttgcaaaactcgattttttcagcacttgtcgtatttatccaactcggcaagcctcgttggataaatgtacgactcgtgctgaaaaaatcatcattttgcaacttgttgcataaataactatttcgaatAAAcgcattttttcatatttttccaattCCACATGTTTTGTTGTGGTTCATTGCTtgtaaacaagaaaaaaaatcccccACAATACTCACACAAACATTTTCGTTTGATGTTTCTCTTTTTGTAGCCTGTCTGTAGAGATTATTAACAATATTATTGGTAATCTGTGTGAGACTGAATCCAGCATTATAAATCTCACAAAAATCCTTCTCTGACCGAGAAAGTTCTTGCAAAAAAGAGCTCAGCAAATCTTCGCTCTAGAATTCCCATCCCCATCTACCATCGCCGCTCGGAGCTCCAGATCCAGAAGCCTGCctcaaaatttgtggaggaatttgtcaaggaatcgaAAAGATTGAATACTTTTTTGTCTATCCGACCGAAATCATTTCCAGTTTGGATTGGACTGTGCAAAGGAGTTTAAGAAGAATCGACGAAGTGACCATGCCATTTCGATCATCGGATATGAGCAGGGGTATGAGTCAATCTACCGTGCAAGCATGCAGGACTTGACCAGCTGGAAATAAGCGCTCGGTTGGTTGACAAGGCGATTAAGACTCCCCCTTCCTGCGGAGTGCTGAAATACGGAACAAGCCTCCTAGTGCAAGCATTCCGTTTCTGACGAACATGGGGGGATCAACCCGCCAAACTGGAAGCCCGGATCTATGACCATGGCTGCGAACCAGCAGCAATCAATGAAATTCTTCAACGCTACAAGTTAGCTATAATGTGTCCATAATTtgatcaaaaaaatattaaatgcaCTATAGGCTCTTTTATGTTTCAATTTTGGTTTCAATTCAACATCCTTGAGCAAATGTCAGTATGTTCCAGGGTATGTTTGAAACTAAATGAAATAAATTCACTACTACGTGAAACCTAACACAAATCAAGACATTACATTCAATTCAAGTTCCTTTGCTGATCTCAAATTCCTGCTACTTCATGGTATCCGGTAAATAATCGGCTGTTTCTCCAGTATCCCATTTTTGGCATCTGCATCTTCCGAAATTGGGTCAACTTTCGAAAGGGAAATAGTATGTTTGATCTTTGATTGAAAACTTGCCTTGATTTTcaacaaattgaaaatgtttgctgAAAATCCTTCGCCCACGTCTATTTGTGCAAGCCACTTCCGTAGAGTGCTAACAGATGGAAAAGCAAAAATTTGTCTCATTTGCTTATATGCCTTAACGGAGCAGTAGTGGAGGATTAAGGCAAGGTGTTTCATGGAATCGGAATACCTTGCCCCACCAGACTTCCGAAGCTTATTTGCTTGCAGCTCTAAGAGGATCGGATCTACTAGTTGATCTTCATCCTGCTTTTTGACCTGCTGCTTCAAGCGAGCTAGTTCGGTTCGTAGCTTTTTAATACGGACATCTTTTTTATGCATCTTCTTGGTTTTCTTCCGTAATTCGCGCTTAAGCCTCTCTTCGCGCGCTTCCATTTCGACCATTTTCTCTGCGATCATTATGCTTCGGAATGGGTCGTTCAGATAGTCGTGATCATGTTCAATTGCGGGAGTTACTCTCTTCATGACTGGTGCATTCGTAACATTGACATCGACTGTGTCCGAATCCAAAACTGAACCTTCTTCGACTTCTGATTGATCATCCTGCGAATGACCGGCAATAGCACAGACGTATTCGTTCTCACACGCCCCGGTTCCAAAGTCAAAATCCATCGGGCAGTGCTCTTC contains:
- the LOC134291799 gene encoding uncharacterized protein LOC134291799, which translates into the protein MGYKRCCIPTCTNSTHLKDKSFLNLSTKNRTIWRTIIEATCGIDLPENSYICEDHFEDTDFLNVDNKSQGVYNYAVPKIDPESDTFCSVVEEHCPMDFDFGTGACENEYVCAIAGHSQDDQSEVEEGSVLDSDTVDVNVTNAPVMKRVTPAIEHDHDYLNDPFRSIMIAEKMVEMEAREERLKRELRKKTKKMHKKDVRIKKLRTELARLKQQVKKQDEDQLVDPILLELQANKLRKSGGARYSDSMKHLALILHYCSVKAYKQMRQIFAFPSVSTLRKWLAQIDVGEGFSANIFNLLKIKASFQSKIKHTISLSKVDPISEDADAKNGILEKQPIIYRIP